The stretch of DNA TATCAGAAGGTGGAAGTTAAACTCCAACACGAAAACTTCTCAAAGCATTAAAACAGAGAAAGCAGTACTACTCAAAAATTTGCAATAAGAAATCAGATGCAATGCATCTGTATTACTCTTAAGAGATTTCCACTGCAACATTTTAAGCCAACTTGTTTTTACTTTATTCAATTTACTTAAACTTGTGATGTCTTTTATCAAAGTTTCACCAGCTTGTTTTGTTTCCACTCATGGCTTCTTTCAAGATTTTGTCAGCCATGACATTTCTCTCTAAACAATTTTAGACCTACTCAGAAATTTACAAAAAGATACATATTCTCTCAGTATAAGAGAGTCACTTCTACGATGACAAATATTGATGCAATTAATGGTGAATAATAGATAGCTAACTCAACATAATTAGTAACAAGTTAGAAATGTCCAAATAGAATTTGACGTTTTGAATAGTTTATTTTGTCAAAGATCTGAAATATAAAAGCCAAGAACAACTTTGTTTTGAACTTCGAATATAAGATTCAGGAAAAAGAGATCTGAAAAGTGCATGTGATAGATGTGATAACTGATAAGGATACTAAAGACTATAAATTAAGTGAAGGAAAAGAATGCATGAAGATAGGCTACTGATCATGCTATACAAACAGGGATTAGACTATTTGGGGTGCAGATAGTCTgtcaaaattaaaaataaaaaagtgaCTTGGGATTCCTTGTTACTACAATATGAAGTGTTTCATGTTCTTATAAGTTATTATGTGGAAGGTTAACAGCTaaaacacaatataacaactatgcacaagattattttgagatttgagaatGTTCTTGAAGGTATGTGTTAAGAGCTAAATATCTATGCTTTTGCAAAGCTTGCATAATGAGAAAAATAGGATAAAACAATATATTGCTCGACTTTAAGAcctaggatgtgttggtatggcAGAAAACGTTATCATCTAATTTTCCCATGTTTAGTTGTCTTATATATTTTGCGAAATGTTTTCCCTAAGAACACATTGTCCTCTAATTTCTAAAACATAACTTCTCTGGCAACTAGAAAGAGGAGGGAATTAATTATCCGAAACTTTTCCATGCCATTAAAAACTGATGATTTCCACCCCCCCCAACAGTTTCTGTGCTACAGAGGTCTGCAGGAAAACATTACAATCGTATCATATATATACATGTCCAACTATGATGATTTCACATTATTGCTATCGTCCTCCTTCTGCTGTAATTGTCATTTGATTGTTAGAGACTTTGGAGAAAGAAGACGATGTGCTAGACGTGTGTGTTCTTATTACAAAAGCTGGTCGACTGGGTCTAGGAAGACTCATACCGTCCCCTCCCAGCATTACAATGACATCTGATATGTTAGGACGATTATTTGGATCTTCTTGTACACACAAGAGTGCAACATTGATGCACTTTACCACTTCATCTCTGTTGCATGATTCAATTAATGATTTCTCTATTAACTGTATTGCATTATCATCTATCCACAATCTCCATGCCTGTGAAAACTTTCTATCAGAGAATCAAAGCTAACAAAAAGATATACATATTAAGTTATGGGAAGTTTCTTCACTTACATAGCATAGCAAGTTTAAGGCTTCTTCTGATTGATAATATCCATTGTTCCTCCTTCCACTGACTATCTCAAGTACTACTACTCCGAAGCTGAATACATCCGACTTGATTGAAAACAATCCATTCAGTGCATATTCAGGAGACATATAGCCACTGGATTGCACCAGGCGAACAAAGTGTTAAGCATGAGAATTTTACCAAAACCGAAAAGgaaaaaccaaacaccaattgtTAGGATCATTTGCAAGAAATAAACGATAGGAAGGGATGTAATACTTACTAGGTCCCCACTACTTTCTTTGTTTTTGCTTCAGTTCTTGTTCCTTCAACAATCCTTGccaaaccaaaatccgaaattttcgGATTCATCGCCTCATCTAACAAAATGTTACTAGTTTTTAAATCTCTATGAATGATCCGCAGTCGTGAATCGTGGTGTAGATAAGCAAGACCACGTGCAATGCCTAATATGATGTCATAACATTTCTTCCAATCCAATAATGTGCAGAGTGATCCATCTTACATAGTTACCATGTCAAAGAACTGATGGTATCAGTAAAGTTAGATCATTATATAAAACATGTGACTTTGAGAATAAAGAACTTAGTTTAACTGACTTACCAAATATGAATGTGTCTAAACTTTTATTCGGCATGTATTCATAAAGTAATATTTGTTCCGTCTTATTGATGCAATAGCCTAATAGCCTCACCAAATTTCGGTGCTGAAGTTTTGCAATTAAAGTTACTTCATTCTTAAGTTCATCTATGCCTTGTCCTGAATGAGTAGATAACCTTTTCACTGCAATTTCTATTTCGCCTGGAAACATACCCTGCCAAATGTTTTTCATCTCATTACTATAGGTATCCGTACCAGTTCACAGAGGTGTCAGACTGAAATTTTCACCTTGTAAACAGGACCAAATCCTCCTTCTCCGACTTTATTTGCATCTGAGAAGTTGTCAGTAGCTGCCAAAATGGTCTCCAAATGAAAGTATGGAACATCAATGACTTCATTGTTTTCGTTCCTCAATACTTTTGCTTCCCCCTTAACTTTGTGCCAGTGAGATATTTGTATCCCTTGATTACCTTTTCTTCTATCTGCaatagaaaggaaaaaagaagacaAGGAAACAGAGTAATCCCAATGTGATTGAGAAAGTCATCTGAAATTAagtcaaaaaatatataaaagaaaatattttccagagTTAGATTCATTCAGCAAATACCTGCTCCTTTTGCCATTCTTCTTCTATAATAAATAAAGCCAAAGCTGCCTAAGATTAGGACCATAAAAGCTGTTATGGATGAAAGGATAACTTTTAGCTGCATCAATTTCTTAGCCTTAGTTTGAGCTGAAAGTAGAGAGCCAAAAACAAGTTAGCTACTTTTAACTCTTATCTTGAAGGACTTGATGCAAATATTCAGTGTACCTCAGAACCTCTcgttatcgttttaagaatttgttTCAAGCTTAATTTTTACTTTGCTCAACAAAGAAATAGGAAAAGAAGAATCATTGTGTAATGTATCCATATTTACTCAATGTATAGATAAGATGATATTCAACCAACCTGAGGAAGTACAACTGAATGTTTCTCAATCTTTAGGGTAAACAAGGATAAAACAAGGAACAAAATGGAAAATATGAAAAGGGAGGTTTCAGACTGCTATTACAAAATAGCTAATGAAAAGAAAATACGAAAGTTCTAGCATACCCTGCCACTAGAGACTCCTGCTATTTATAACCAAGATATTTCCTTCAGCCCGCCAATACTGTAATAGCTTTTCTCAAACTGGATCCCACATCATACATTGGTTTTGCCTCATATTAACAACTAACCCAAATACCTTTGCTTTTAGTCCAGTAGTATAATCAGTAATGGGCCTATTCATAAAACATTGTTATTAAGTGCTAATGTTAATTACAAGGAATTCCATCCGCAACAAAGTGCTTTTTACCATTATGAGATAAAGAATTAAGCTTAGTTATTCTATGTTATTCTAACCTTGAGGTGAGCCAAGTTTGACAGAGATAATCCTTCCTGTTTTATTTTTGCTGAGCAGTTGCAGATTGAAGAGATCCCCTGTCCAAATTGAACAGGTACCGAAACCATCATAAGTATAAGCAGTGCATGAGCAATTGTTGAAACAAGTCGATCTACACTGTGAGGCTTCCTCAACAGTGATATTAGTATCTGGAGAAGCAGGTAAACTCATGCTTAAATTCATCCAGAAACTACCATTGTCTACGGTAAAGGCGCTGCATTGTAACTCTACATTTCTTACACAGCCACCCAAAAAATCATTCGAATTCCATTCTCTATCTGATGTTGGCTTGAAAACACTGATACAATTGCAGTGTGAATTAACATTATCACAAACTCCAAATGCCCCACAATAACCATAAACCTCACATTGTTGTCTAGGTCGAGCCCAAAATTCATTCCAACCAGCAGAATTATTCAACCATGTTAGTTGCTTAATTTGTCCTGAGACATCCATGATGAATCTTGATGTAATTGTACTACTAATATGTCGGGAATATGTAAAATATGACTCGTTCTCGTTGTCAATATAGCTGTAATTGTATACTGAGTTCAACTTGTCGGGCACTGAGCTAAATCTATGGCCATTCCATGAACCAGTTGCCCAATACTCTCTAGTCCTATTCCATTTTAAAACAAGTTGGGCATTCCTTGGGTCTAGTTCCATGGAAAACAATCCTGGTGCCGGATTGTCAAAATCCTTCCATGAAATTAGAACCTGCTTCTTTTGTGTAATTTTGTTATATCCAATCTTAGCACCTGCCAAAAGTGTGTCCGTTGGATTGTCAAAACTTTGCCAAAGTGTTAAGGGTGTTGATGAATTTGACACATCACTCAAAATCAAATTACCATCATCACCAAGAACTGCTATGACTGCATTATTTCGAGTGGTGTTATTTGTAGTATGTGTTGATGACCAAATTGAGTTATGATTTTTATCAAGAAGGACCAAATTGCCTTGAATAATTGTCAACTGGGCAGCATCACTAATTGGTGTCTCCCTATTTGCTACCCAAACTACAGTTCCCTGAGAAACAATATTGTTCTTGTACCATATGCCTATGTAGTAATTGAGAGAGTTACCTGGTTCAAAGAAACCAAGCTCAAATTTCCCACCAGAAGATACAATTGTTTGGCCAAATGAAAGAGATTCATTTGCAGAAATAGTGTCCCCTCCAAGAGAGAGATTGCTGTTGAGACTGCAGGATAAAAAGAGAACAAATATGAGAAGTGATAAGATCTTCTTCAGTTCCATGGCTGCATAATTTATTGGTAGGATCAATGATGTAGAAAGAAGAAAAGATAAGCAGAGAACATGGTACACTTCTTGTCAAAAggagactctctctctctctctctctctctctctctctctctctgttttAGTAACCCGTTTCACATTTTCAATTTGACATAAGTAATACTCCAATATAGTTCCCTACGTTTGAACTAGTTTGATCGGGCACGGagtgtaaaaaaaaataaaaatttttggaatttgtggtcttaaacaattcaaaaaagaccccagagtatttgtgtggttataaaagtttctcgtTAATGttagaattataagtttaagcaaaattgcttccaaatttaaaaatgagtcattctttttggaacggaccaaaaaggaaataagttcacataaactggaacggagggagtagtatatattaataaaattagatttttcaaaataaattcacatttagagaaaaGATACGTATTAGAATAATTAATATTGAACGTGATTCTGAAAATTGATAGTTTGACAATTGAAATCGAAATAAATCATTAATGTCAGAGAATATTCTTGCTCCTATTTGCTCACCCAATGCTTAAAAACTTGAGAAAACATGAAAACAATGTGGAATTCCAATTATTCAATGCACTTTTTTGTTTGACAAAATATATAAATGCATATGAAGAAGGAAAATAAAGCATAATTATAAATAAGACTTAGAAAGAAATGAcctaaaagaaaaaggaaacgaGACTTTCAATATATTATTAAAATGCAATGTCTCTTTGTTTTTCAGCTGCCCTTTTTGGTCGCCTTCAATAAGTTGACATTCTTTTTGTACAaagattttatatatttttctctaCAACTtgaataatttctaaaaataatttaagCCCTAGAACTAACTACTTTTAATTTTTGGGGCATTAAAATTTTGGGGGACTAAAAGTAAATGTTTTATTTGCTTGGCCCTAGAGCCGTCCCTGATTGGAGGTCAACGATTGCGGTCAACTATCAACATCACCCTAGCTAACTACTATGAATTGACAAACATTATAGTATTGCTTTTCTTAGTATTTTGTATTTAATATTAAAAACTTGTATTAATAGTCTGTTTGGCCAGGTTATAAAAATCAatttattttgagaaatattttttttcaaaagtacttttaatgtgaaaaacagtttgtgtttgggtAATTATTTTGAAAAGCACCTCTGAGaagtaattagtgtttgaccaaacttttaaaaactatttctaagtgtatttttctcaaaagtatttttgaaaaatatacttTTGGACAGAAGttattttttctactttttcaaATCTACTTCTGCTTCTCTTCTAAAACACTATTGTTTCTTTCAAAAGTCTGACCatacaatttaactttaaaaaaaagaATGGTTATAGGATTGCAAAAGCTTAACCAACCAGGCTAGAAGTCTACTTTTTCCTTGTAAACGCGgagtactttcttttgtttttttcttctaCAAAAAGTTATACTCCTAATAGACAAATTCCAGAACAATATTCAATGAACAAGTTCATTGATTTTAGAAAACATGATCTAACAGTAAAAAACATAACGAGGTACGGCAGCTTCATCAATTCTATTAAAGAATTTGATGTTGCCATGATATTGATGATAATGGCGAATCAGTTCATTTCTTTTACTCCTTCCTTTGTGAATTTGTACTTTTATTCCTAGCAATATGTGTTAGACCAAATTAAGCCTTGAAATTCATATTGCCTTGATGAGTTGTCAAGTTATAAGTACGATAATCAAGGGTTTATCCCTATTTGCTGCCCAAACTACAGTTTTCCTAGTGTTCTTGTAAAATATGTCTGTTACCATATATTATAAACTATGTGTTTTGTTATAGTATTCTTTatgaaataaatatttatttatttaattcgaTAAAGTTTTATTTTAAATGATCATGTATTTGTCTGTATGACCTTTGCTTTATATAaaagatgatttagtgtatagagttttgCTTATACATGAAAGATTAAAttatcggttcttataagtcataaagtttataatcacaatctaatgatggaattggacaaaccatcggAATGGTTGTagtacaagattaaatataatttatcttgattatgtgaCTAGTTTAGTTCTagcttcttgtgctagtacattttgtatgtattgaacggatcaagacttaattaaatatttatctaatccattcaatgtacttatactcttaatctttatataattattattagttgtgtgtgttattttttcgatttattaAAAGCGAGGTTCTTTCATGGGTCAATAAGCCTGGTAATTGGATAAAGTAATATACATTGGcgaataataattagttgatagaatcctTGTCTCGATTTTGAGATTGATGATACTTCTTTATGGAAGCTTATAAGTTTTTATGTGTAAACTCGACAGGTGaattttgtatccgacacatgaaataagttaagcgaaagtctaaaggaagtaatcaataaattaaatgtCAGTAGTTTAATTTGATTGATTAgcatctgaatcttaacatgagGAATTAAATAagggtttttgaaaaaaaaaatcgaaattgAACTAAGGAGCGCAAATACGAATTTTAAGTGAAATAATTCGTAATCTTATTATGGTAGATATCAATTTcgaaaattcaaaattaatttcataatagAGAGCATTGTTAATGAAATTTTGTGGCCCTTATTGTGCCTAAATAATATCTCCCCCTCCCCTCAATttaaatttatgtgaacctatttgactagACATAaagtttaaggaaaaaaaaaagacttgaatttgtggtgtaaaataagtcacatatattttgtgtagttataaaccgttgcataaaggtaaattggtTCCAAACACTAGTAGAAAACTACGAAAAAACATCCAGGAATAtcgatcgaaatcggtcggaaaactgaaaaaactgacCGATTTTCGGGCGACTTTAATCCGTCAAAATAAGGCTGGTCGGTAATAAATAGCGACCGAAATCGGTCGCAATTTCTGACCGATTTCGGTTggtcaattaaatttcacaaacgaccaaaaaagaaaaaatctgCCAAAAAAATCGACCGAAGTCAGTTCGTATTTTCTGACCTAAGTCAGACggtatttttaattatgtaattagaAAATGCACCGTCTGAAAATCAAATCGGGGTCTGCAccgtggcaggatactattctaccactaaaCCATTGGCATATTTTGGTTTAagactttcttttattttatttgtactctTTAATTGCATTTTGGTTGTTTCTTCCTCGTTGTTGATACCGGCAAGACCCAGCCAGATGATGTCTGTTGGTTGGTAGTGAGAGGACTCTTAGTACTTGCATACCCAAAAGAGGGCGGTCTTCCTTACTTTCTATCTTGTCTAAGCTTGCTGGATTTTCCTCATCCGCTGTATTGAATCAAATCCTCAGTCTGTGAAAATAACTGACCGATTTCGGtaggttttattaaaaaaaataaaattaccgaccgaagtcggttgaTTTTTTAAAATGACTGATCGATTTCGGTCCgttttttgaatattaattttaaatGAAAAATCTACTGACTTATCGgtttcttaaaaataaatttggCGGGACGCAAAAAtagtttttctcatttttgcgtaaaaataaccgaccgaaattggtcggtttcgtaaaaaaaaattgaaactttTTGTCGGTCAGGCGCAGTCTGTTttggccgaatttctagtagtgaaataTGAAAATGAATCATTCTTTTTACACGAACTAAAGAAGAAAGATGtctacataaattgaaacagatggaGTAGGAAATAAAGGAAGCCTTTCTTTGATGAAAAATATAACTCAACAAGTTTTGAAAAAGGGTTCTCACCCTAAAAACGTGTCTATATATACATGGGTTTTTCCTCCATAGGGTTgtccctttcttttttttttaatttgtagcGTGGTTTTCCTTGAAATTTCGCTCACACAAAGTTAGCTCTAGAGACCAACAGAATAGAAGTACTTGCTTCACGATTCAAGAGCTAACTCGAATAAAGTCCATATATACTAATTGTTTAATATACACGTAAATTCGATACAGAAATTGCTCCCTGCGTTGTATAATCCAACAATGCCTACGTAATATTTGGAAGAGCTATCAGGTCTGAAGAAACCAAGCTCAAAGAGAGGTAATTGTTTGGGAAAATGAAAGAATTTCATTCGCAGAATGGTGTTCCCCCGAGACAGAGATTAATGTCGAGACTGAAGCATAAAAAGAGCACAAAGAGTAGTAGAAATGAATGATTGTTCTTCATATCCATGGCTACACAATTTGTTAGTAAAGCAGATGATGGCTGAAAGAATAAGAAGAAATAAGGAGAGTACCTGGGGAAGTCTTGATGGAAGGAGATTTTTCTTTCTTTGGAGTCAATGAAAGTAGTCAAACAAGATTATTTTTCTTATTCCTAATATAATGTATGTTGATTTTTGTTATTCCTAACATATATATTAACGTTTCTTATTCCTAACATATGTTGATTGTTCAAAACAGGTGGAAAAATTATCTCTTCAGCCTTTACATAGACGCAGTTCATTAACTGAGTGGTTGTGAAGTTAGTACAAATTGTATATTTTGGAACAAATTATTTACAAGTCCTTACGGACTGATGAATGGACGCCTTCCTGACAGATCGTCAAAATTTTAGTAATAATTATATCATAAATTTTGTATATGATAAAATCGGTTTATATTAAATGTTCGTACGATAGCGTGACACGTGAAATCGGAGGCAGATGGAAAATGAAGCGAGTAAAAATCAGGTCCGAGGACAACAACTTCAGTTGGCACCGGGAAGATCCCGAATGGAACACAGTCAACAGAAGCAAATGAATATTTGTCACCAGatgacatttaatgaagaatattcctcagtattaaataACACAGCTGttgcagagaattttggcattcatgacctgccattacatattcatcaatgacccccattattgtcatttaagaagggcttgatcctaggaccttgttccctaagtATAGCTATAAGTAgtgacttcaacaaccattgtaagacACAGAAAATTCTAACAAACTTATGCTACGCATTATTCCAAGCtgaataatactttattttctatcTAACGTTATCCTTATTGATGCCTTCGGAAGCCTTGCTTCGGAACTAAACTGTCTGCtattttatctcgatttcaatgctaagtcttgcattttatttaatttatttatcattttgggattaaatcgattcgcttgtctataaactacGCTATAAATTCAATTATACCGTTTTatggataaacagtttggcacccactaCGGGGCTTAGACAGCTGCGtgattgagttgatccttgcatctattactaacatgtttgattctttgtttcctAGCAAAAATTGTAAAAGATGGCAGCTAACGTTGTCAACATCGCACATAACGTTGAGGCACAAGAAAAATTATCTCAACACAAGGATTcgatcagtgacacccgcaatgaggagGTCGTAGCAACGCTGGTTCATGTCGGGCGATATCACCGACACGTACGGGAGgtgactcctgatgatgctgaagacgagGATGTTGCGAAAACGGTGAGGATCTTGAGAGAGCAACAAAAGGCCATCATGGGCCATCTCTCACGGCAAGACCAGGTCGTGACAGAACTAAGGCAAGcgttgtcgggtgcttccaacaatGCGAATGGAAGAGACCATGTtcctcccgcaaatcaaacagtGCAAAGGGCTAATAACAACAACCCGGAGGGTGAGGTCGGCTTCGACGAGGACAGGGGCATCGACAATGGATCCGGTAACGACAACAGTAATGATCCCTTCAAAACCGAGCTCATACGGTTCATGAGGGAAATGAACGAGCGGATGGACCAGAACGCGAAAGAATTCCACGCCCGAATGGACCAAATTCTGGGCGTACTACCAGTGCTGAAGGGTCCGGATTCAAAGAAATACACCGAGTTTCCGTTCAAACCGAGCGCAGCACTAGAGCTGATTCTGAAGCGGTTTTAAATGCCGGACATACCGAAATATGATTGGACTTCGGACCTTCGGGAGaacatcaccacctatacaacaaCGGTGAAAGGAAATGACTTGGCTCAACATGAGATTGAGTCGGTCCTGCTGAAAAAGTTTGGAGAAACCCTCATGAAGGGGGCCCTGATATGGTACTCACTCTTACCCGAACACTCAATAGACTCCTTTGAAATGCTCGTAGACTCTTTCGTCAAGGCCCTTGCGGGGGCTAGGAAGGTCCAGGCCCGGAAGGGAGACATATTCAGAATTTCGCAATTGAGCTGCTATATGACTTCGTGATCAAGTTTCAGAGAGAAAGTATGCTGCTACCGGTCATgccagatgaatgggcagctgagtCATTTACTAAAGAGTTAAACTCGAGGAGCTCCCATGCCTCCCGGAAACTGAAAGAAAGCCTACTTGAGTTCCAAGCAACAATATGGGCAGCTGTCCATAACCGTTACGACTCAAAGACAAGAATAGAATATGATCAGCTCGGGTTCCCGGCATCAACTAAGGGTCGTGATCGAGAAAAGAACAGGGATAAACCAAAGGATGATTTTGATGCAGATCGGTGATCTTTTAAGGGCCAGTTTTTGCCCTACGAAAGGGCCGAAGGACGCGACAGTAGAGGGTTCCGGTCGGCGGATAGGTTCGCCCTCGATAGAAGAACTGACCGCGACCGGAATAACATGTCACTGCAAGACAAAAAAAGGTACCAGCTTATCGAGATTCTACCTATCCTAAGTTGTCAGAGTATAATTTCACTGTCAGTATAATGGAGATGGTCTTGGCAATGAGAAACATCTAGGAAGCGTGATTCCCAAGGCCAATGAGGTCTGATTCCAGTAAGAGAGATCttaatttatggtgtgaatatcatggcactaatggccaccggactggggactgccgacatttGCGTGAGTAGGTAGCAACGCTGTTAAAAAACGGCCATCTCAGAGAATTCCTAAGCGACCGGGCCAAGAACAATTACGGCCGCAGCCGGGATAACGCAGAGCCCTCTAAGGCAGGGGAAGACCCTCCCCGACTAAccatcaaaattatttttttggggggggggggggtagaacAAGATCAATGGTGTAACATTTTCAGCAACAAAATAGACAAAGGTATCGGTGACTCATAGCAAGAGACTCTGGGAAGTCATCAAGGACAATATCACCTTCACAAAAGAGGACGCCGACGAACTTCTACTGCCGCACAATGATGCCATGGTAATTTCTCATAACGTTTTAGATTTcaagattaaacgtgttttggttgaccgaggaagtttagccaacatcaTTCAATAGAGAGTGAACAAGCCAAGCTAACTAGAAGCATCATTCTGGCAACAAAACTCCTCATCGGGTTCAActtagcaagtgtgacaacccgaggggaGATCTTGCTGCCCACAAACGCCGAAGGGGTCATGAAGACTACCTTATTTGAAGTAGTAGACGACGACATGGGATACAACATAATTCTTGGCAGACCATGGATACACGAGATGAAGGccgtaccatcaacatatcaccaacttctaaaattcccaactccagagggaatcaaa from Nicotiana tomentosiformis chromosome 11, ASM39032v3, whole genome shotgun sequence encodes:
- the LOC104102730 gene encoding G-type lectin S-receptor-like serine/threonine-protein kinase At4g03230 isoform X2; amino-acid sequence: MELKKILSLLIFVLFLSCSLNSNLSLGGDTISANESLSFGQTIVSSGGKFELGFFEPGNSLNYYIGIWYKNNIVSQGTVVWVANRETPISDAAQLTIIQGNLVLLDKNHNSIWSSTHTTNNTTRNNAVIAVLGDDGNLILSDVSNSSTPLTLWQSFDNPTDTLLAGAKIGYNKITQKKQVLISWKDFDNPAPGLFSMELDPRNAQLVLKWNRTREYWATGSWNGHRFSSVPDKLNSVYNYSYIDNENESYFTYSRHISSTITSRFIMDVSGQIKQLTWLNNSAGWNEFWARPRQQCEVYGYCGAFGVCDNVNSHCNCISVFKPTSDREWNSNDFLGGCVRNVELQCSAFTVDNGSFWMNLSMSLPASPDTNITVEEASQCRSTCFNNCSCTAYTYDGFGTCSIWTGDLFNLQLLSKNKTGRIISVKLGSPQAFMVLILGSFGFIYYRRRMAKGADRRKGNQGIQISHWHKVKGEAKVLRNENNEVIDVPYFHLETILAATDNFSDANKVGEGGFGPVYKGMFPGEIEIAVKRLSTHSGQGIDELKNEVTLIAKLQHRNLVRLLGYCINKTEQILLYEYMPNKSLDTFIFDGSLCTLLDWKKCYDIILGIARGLAYLHHDSRLRIIHRDLKTSNILLDEAMNPKISDFGLARIVEGTRTEAKTKKVVGTYGYMSPEYALNGLFSIKSDVFSFGVVVLEIVSGRRNNGYYQSEEALNLLCYAWRLWIDDNAIQLIEKSLIESCNRDEVVKCINVALLCVQEDPNNRPNISDVIVMLGGDGMSLPRPSRPAFVIRTHTSSTSSSFSKVSNNQMTITAEGGR
- the LOC104102730 gene encoding G-type lectin S-receptor-like serine/threonine-protein kinase At4g03230 isoform X1; the protein is MELKKILSLLIFVLFLSCSLNSNLSLGGDTISANESLSFGQTIVSSGGKFELGFFEPGNSLNYYIGIWYKNNIVSQGTVVWVANRETPISDAAQLTIIQGNLVLLDKNHNSIWSSTHTTNNTTRNNAVIAVLGDDGNLILSDVSNSSTPLTLWQSFDNPTDTLLAGAKIGYNKITQKKQVLISWKDFDNPAPGLFSMELDPRNAQLVLKWNRTREYWATGSWNGHRFSSVPDKLNSVYNYSYIDNENESYFTYSRHISSTITSRFIMDVSGQIKQLTWLNNSAGWNEFWARPRQQCEVYGYCGAFGVCDNVNSHCNCISVFKPTSDREWNSNDFLGGCVRNVELQCSAFTVDNGSFWMNLSMSLPASPDTNITVEEASQCRSTCFNNCSCTAYTYDGFGTCSIWTGDLFNLQLLSKNKTGRIISVKLGSPQAQTKAKKLMQLKVILSSITAFMVLILGSFGFIYYRRRMAKGADRRKGNQGIQISHWHKVKGEAKVLRNENNEVIDVPYFHLETILAATDNFSDANKVGEGGFGPVYKGMFPGEIEIAVKRLSTHSGQGIDELKNEVTLIAKLQHRNLVRLLGYCINKTEQILLYEYMPNKSLDTFIFDGSLCTLLDWKKCYDIILGIARGLAYLHHDSRLRIIHRDLKTSNILLDEAMNPKISDFGLARIVEGTRTEAKTKKVVGTYGYMSPEYALNGLFSIKSDVFSFGVVVLEIVSGRRNNGYYQSEEALNLLCYAWRLWIDDNAIQLIEKSLIESCNRDEVVKCINVALLCVQEDPNNRPNISDVIVMLGGDGMSLPRPSRPAFVIRTHTSSTSSSFSKVSNNQMTITAEGGR